From Salvia splendens isolate huo1 chromosome 3, SspV2, whole genome shotgun sequence, a single genomic window includes:
- the LOC121796767 gene encoding uncharacterized protein LOC121796767, producing MGCDENLKQLCQLELEEDVVEGEIGKISECGEATEGEGSECGEATEEGNIGDESMEDDNPLISINDIIGLTTKIKSVMVDVAEMCDAMCTATTFTTDVLLLPVGNCDMVLRVQWPETLGDIQWNFKNLTTDFMLEGTRYELGRGQKEQRISTVSENELLTQCNGALANQQSTSSLSTDKTEISVVNEELNGLATTWDVSRLVTELTETFTHLSERLSGFLSESQSKIMSANFFDQVSDLLEGSFIYYCFSEVRNNLLSLLERRQKSGVASQIRDLSQNLVDIIDEAQRSVSPPLFDLSERLRTTLQDLKNQLDLIVQYDWDFNHDLEEDVSAAMEYIRAQSKPKDGRILAIGHSMGGILLYAMLARYSSEGRDPGLAAVVTLASSLDYTSSKSSLKLLIPLADPAQALNVPVVPLGALLSAAYPLTSSPPYVLSWTNDLISAQDMMHPELLKKLVIEFGNRMNGGIEQALHKIEEPKHRTERVFRVFKGMFQPSVVGNIQIPNLEDKVI from the coding sequence ATGGGTTGTGATGAGAACTTGAAGCAACTGTGTCAGCTGGAGTTGGAGGAGGATGTAGTTGAAGGGGAGATAGGGAAAATTTCTGAGTGTGGGGAGGCTACTGAAGGGGAAGGTTCTGAGTGTGGGGAGGCTACTGAAGAGGGGAACATTGGGGATGAATCTATGGAGGATGATAACCCTCTGATCTCAATTAATGACATTATTGGCTTGACTACTAAGATAAAATCAGTAATGGTGGATGTGGCTGAAATGTGTGATGCCATGTGTACTGCCACAACATTCACTACTGATGTACTGCTACTTCCTGTGGGTAACTGTGACATGGTGCTAAGGGTTCAATGGCCTGAAACTCTAGGTGATATACAATGGAATTTCAAGAATCTTACTACGGATTTCATGCTTGAAGGGACGAGATATGAGCTGGGTAGGGGTCAGAAAGAGCAGAGGATCTCTACTGTGTCAGAAAACGAACTTCTAACTCAGTGCAATGGTGCTCTTGCCAACCAGCAATCAACCTCATCTCTGAGCACGGATAAAACTGAGATTTCTGTTGTAAATGAAGAACTAAATGGGCTTGCTACAACATGGGATGTATCGAGACTGGTAACAGAATTGACAGAAACTTTTACACACTTGTCCGAAAGACTTTCTGGCTTTCTTAGTGAAAGTCAATCAAAAATCATGTCAGCGAATTTTTTTGACCAAGTATCAGATCTTTTGGAGGGCTCATTTATATATTACTGTTTTAGTGAAGTAAGGAATAACCTTTTAAGTTTGCTGGAGAGGAGGCAAAAATCTGGTGTTGCTAGCCAGATTAGGGATCTAAGTCAAAATTTGGTTGATATCATTGATGAAGCTCAGCGTTCAGTTTCGCCTCCACTTTTTGATCTTTCAGAGCGTCTAAGAACAACTTTACAAGATCTCAAGAATCAGTTGGACTTGATTGTCCAATATGACTGGGACTTCAATCATGACCTGGAAGAGGATGTTTCCGCTGCGATGGAATACATCAGGGCCCAAAGCAAACCAAAGGATGGCCGGATACTTGCTATTGGTCACTCCATGGGGGGAATTTTACTATATGCCATGCTAGCACGTTACAGTTCGGAAGGAAGAGATCCTGGATTAGCTGCCGTGGTGACATTAGCCTCATCACTTGACTACACATCATCTAAATCATCTCTCAAACTGCTTATTCCTCTTGCTGATCCTGCTCAGGCTCTGAATGTGCCTGTTGTTCCTCTAGGCGCGTTACTATCTGCAGCTTATCCTCTCACGTCTAGTCCGCCTTATGTCTTGTCATGGACGAATGACTTGATATCAGCCCAGGACATGATGCACCCTGAGCTGTTAAAGAAGCTCGTTATCGAATTCGGGAATCGTATGAATGGGGGAATCGAACAAGCTCTGCATAAGATTGAAGAACCAAAGCATCGTACTGAGCGTGTCTTTCGGGTTTTCAAAGGAATGTTTCAACCTTCTGTTGTAGGAAATATTCAGATACcaaaccttgaggacaaggttatTTGA
- the LOC121793500 gene encoding caffeoylshikimate esterase-like: MEIEKSNNVMYEEKFIVSRRGVKLFSCRWAPVDREAKALVFLCHGYAMECSISMRGCADRLVKAGYEVHGIDCEGHGKSSGLLGLINSFDDLVDDLSEHFTNITEKKENRSRLRILMGESMGGAMVLRLHRKMPEFWDGAVLVAPMCKIADEMKPSPVVITILTALARIIPTWKLTPTPDIIDIAFRDPQVRQEVRSNPYTYKGRPRLQTSYQLYTASMDLEKRLDEVSLPFIVLHGQEDKVTDPSVSKTLHEMARATDKTIKLYPGMWHSLSYGELPENQEIVYSDIINWVDQRLNARLEEQLKSANDQNAIQSHSIK; the protein is encoded by the exons ATG GAAATTGAGAAGAGCAACAACGTCATGTACGAAGAG AAATTCATAGTGAGTCGACGTGGAGTGAAGCTGTTCAGCTGTCGATGGGCGCCAGTAGATAGAGAGGCGAAGGCTCTGGTTTTCCTGTGCCATGGCTACGCCATGGAGTGCAGCATCTCTATGAGAG GGTGCGCTGATCGATTAGTGAAGGCCGGGTATGAAGTCCACGGCATCGACTGCGAAGGCCATGGGAAGTCGTCCGGCCTTCTCGGACTCATCAACAGTTTTGACGATCTCGTCGACGATCTTTCCGAGCACTTCACCAATATCACCG AGAAGAAAGAGAATAGGAGTAGGCTGAGGATATTAATGGGGGAATCAATGGGAGGGGCGATGGTCCTACGCTTGCATAGAAAAATGCCTGAATTTTGGGATGGTGCCGTCCTCGTTGCCCCCATGTGCAAG ATAGCTGACGAGATGAAACCAAGCCCAGTGGTTATAACTATTTTGACCGCTTTGGCTCGCATCATCCCCACATGGAAACTTACTCCTACTCCAGATATAATCGACATTGCCTTCAGGGACCCACAAGTTAGACAAGAG GTTAGGTCCAACCCTTACACATATAAAGGCCGACCTCGATTACAAACTAGCTACCAACTCTATACAGCCAGCATGGATTTGGAAAAAAGACTTGATGAG GTTTCGTTGCCGTTCATTGTTTTGCATGGACAAGAAGATAAGGTGACGGATCCATCCGTGAGCAAGACGCTGCACGAAATGGCACGCGCCACGGACAAGACCATCAAGCTGTACCCCGGAATGTGGCACTCCTTGTCGTACGGCGAACTGCCGGAAAATCAAGAAATCGTATACTCCGACATCATCAATTGGGTTGACCAAAGATTGAACGCCAGATTGGAAGAGCAACTTAAGTCTGCTAATGACCAGAATGCGATCCAATCTCATTCCATTAAATAA